Proteins encoded within one genomic window of Hermetia illucens chromosome 2, iHerIll2.2.curated.20191125, whole genome shotgun sequence:
- the LOC119648616 gene encoding uncharacterized protein LOC119648616, protein MAVKPQAVFNSLLKFKKSMAALGEDIKFLKLCLKYGVTPKSHVVSIKSGLSLPYNLTRSVEETLIRTSAKKLHAKLAYTTLKAYNAHLQLAATENCAESTFFKIQRGYECEKERKRTLLRKKLSLLIKNSPHTSHEKPTVSTIPNQVIKKSSTSFNKDEMDLLNKGWNYAVKSDLPVEHTVVDVEGAIKFMGNEAKEEIRHEMSKAMAHQNRFRKSANQREIKIVRELKKKSVYYLKADKGNMIVIMDKQHYDNLVMEKLTGGNYFELRNDPLPGSIKKVEKAFKECSLVVGNPTRLRMPNPSLPRIRCQPKIHKPGNEMREIIADSNSPTYNIAKWLVDECQKLGSINGNQSVKNSKELIDRLSAVGALADNERLVSFDVKALFPSTPVKEL, encoded by the coding sequence ATGGCCGTCAAGCCTCAAGCGGTTTTTAATAGTTTgctcaaattcaaaaaaagCATGGCTGCACTCGGTGAAGACATCAAATTTCTTAAACTATGCTTGAAATATGGCGTCACGCCTAAGTCCCATGTGGTTAGTATTAAGTCAGGTTTAAGTTTACCCTATAATCTTACTAGATCAGTAGAAGAAACCTTAATTAGGACTAGTGCTAAAAAGCTTCATGCAAAATTAGCCTATACCACACTGAAGGCATATAATGCGCACTTGCAATTAGCAGCAACAGAAAACTGTGCGGAATCTACCTTCTTCAAAATTCAACGGGGTTACGAATGTGAAAAGGAACGCAAGCGGACTTTGCTAAGGAAAAAGCTCAGTCTGTTGATAAAAAACTCCCCGCACACTAGTCATGAAAAACCAACGGTAAGTACTATTCCTAATCAAGTTATTAAAAAATCCTCTACTAGTTTCAACAAGGATGAAATGGATCTCCTAAACAAGGGTTGGAACTACGCTGTAAAATCCGACCTGCCAGTTGAGCACACTGTAGTAGATGTAGAAGGAGCTATAAAATTCATGGGCAATGAAGCAAAGGAGGAAATCCGGCACGAAATGTCAAAAGCCATGGCTCACCAGAACAGGTTTCGGAAGTCTGCTAACCAGCGTGAAATCAAGATCGTACGAGAACTGAAGAAGAAGTCGGTATACTACTTAAAAGCGGATAAGGGTAACATGATCGTAATTATGGACAAGCAACATTACGATAACCTTGTAATGGAAAAGTTGACTGGAGGAAACTATTTCGAACTAAGGAATGACCCGCTACCAGGATCTATAAAAAAAGTAGAGAAGGCCTTCAAAGAATGCTCTCTAGTGGTTGGTAACCCCACCAGGCTGCGGATGCCAAACCCATCGTTACCTAGAATtagatgccaaccaaaaatTCATAAACCAGGCAATGAGATGAGGGAGATCATTGCAGATTCTAACTCCCCTACGTACAACATTGCTAAATGGTTGGTCGatgaatgccaaaaattgggatCCATTAACGGAAACCAATCCGTAAAAAACtcgaaagaattgattgatAGATTGAGTGCAGTGGGGGCTTTGGCGGATAATGAACGACTAGTGTCATTTGACGTCAAAGCTCTATTCCCAAGCACGCCT